From a single Vampirovibrio chlorellavorus genomic region:
- a CDS encoding indole-3-glycerol phosphate synthase TrpC, whose translation MNSLPADNVLGTIVAHKLEEVANRKKHRPLNQWMNQVRAFPQPHALERAIQPIHNATQKPAYILEIKPASPSAGVLQETLDLASILPIYAQYGVAISVLTDAHYFGGSLELLQSVSHQVTLPTLCKDFIIDPYQVYEARHAGAQAVLLIVKSLSDSHLAELNELVLTLGMTPLIEVQDAEEVRRALEINPSILLINNRNLQTLEMDLSTTERLSPRIPEGILKISASGIQNKADIVRLQSHCDGFLIGSALMREPTPEALIQKLQALLA comes from the coding sequence ATGAACAGTTTGCCTGCTGATAACGTCCTAGGCACCATCGTGGCCCACAAGCTTGAAGAAGTGGCGAACCGAAAAAAACACCGGCCACTCAACCAATGGATGAATCAAGTACGGGCCTTTCCCCAGCCACATGCCCTGGAGCGGGCCATTCAACCCATTCACAACGCAACCCAAAAACCGGCCTACATTTTGGAAATCAAACCAGCATCTCCTTCTGCCGGGGTGCTTCAGGAAACGCTGGATTTAGCGTCCATATTGCCCATTTATGCACAATACGGCGTGGCCATATCTGTTTTAACCGATGCCCACTATTTTGGAGGCAGTTTAGAATTGCTGCAATCGGTTAGCCATCAAGTCACCCTTCCCACCCTTTGCAAGGATTTTATTATCGATCCCTATCAAGTCTATGAAGCCAGGCATGCCGGGGCGCAGGCGGTTTTACTAATCGTGAAGTCATTGAGCGATTCGCACCTGGCGGAACTCAATGAGCTGGTTTTAACACTGGGCATGACCCCACTGATTGAAGTACAGGATGCCGAAGAAGTGCGCCGAGCGCTGGAAATCAACCCTTCTATTCTGCTCATCAACAACCGTAATCTACAGACGTTAGAAATGGATCTGTCCACCACGGAGCGCTTATCCCCACGGATTCCAGAGGGCATTCTCAAAATCTCAGCCAGTGGCATTCAGAACAAAGCCGATATTGTGAGATTGCAGTCCCACTGCGATGGCTTCTTAATCGGCTCCGCACTCATGCGGGAACCCACCCCAGAAGCACTGATCCAAAAACTGCAGGCGTTATTGGCATGA
- a CDS encoding phosphoribosylanthranilate isomerase gives MIAPRIKICGITNPTDAMAAAQASADWLGLIFVPNTPRFVPLESAKEMMRQLRVTHPKVEVVGVFQNQSLPEIEHYLQILNLDRVQLHGQESPDFCAQISVPVVKTLLLHPELPQRSELEISALHRQAAAFLEIPQVQTLLLDLPKGSGSSSVLDMARSDADTETLRAFLSDFPCLLAGGLTPDNIQQALQTFQPAGVDVASGVEQGPGQKDIDQIKRFCHSVKNFKPQPNHGENASCNP, from the coding sequence ATGATCGCACCCCGAATTAAAATTTGCGGGATCACCAACCCGACCGATGCCATGGCCGCCGCTCAGGCAAGCGCCGATTGGTTGGGACTCATTTTTGTGCCCAACACCCCTCGCTTTGTCCCGCTGGAATCGGCCAAAGAAATGATGAGGCAGCTACGAGTGACACATCCGAAGGTAGAGGTGGTGGGCGTTTTTCAGAATCAATCGCTGCCTGAAATTGAGCATTACCTTCAAATCCTGAATCTGGATCGGGTGCAATTGCATGGCCAGGAAAGCCCGGACTTCTGCGCTCAGATTTCGGTCCCTGTGGTTAAAACCCTGCTACTCCATCCAGAACTGCCACAACGATCCGAACTGGAAATCTCTGCGCTCCACCGTCAAGCGGCTGCTTTTTTGGAAATTCCTCAAGTGCAAACCCTGCTCTTGGATCTGCCCAAAGGCAGCGGCAGTTCCAGCGTTTTGGATATGGCTCGTTCAGACGCTGATACCGAAACATTGCGCGCTTTCTTATCCGATTTTCCGTGTCTGCTGGCCGGTGGCTTAACCCCGGATAATATTCAGCAAGCCTTGCAAACCTTCCAGCCCGCTGGGGTCGATGTGGCCTCCGGGGTGGAGCAAGGGCCCGGACAAAAAGACATCGATCAAATAAAGCGTTTTTGTCACAGCGTAAAAAATTTCAAACCCCAACCCAATCATGGAGAAAACGCATCATGCAATCCCTAG
- the trpB gene encoding tryptophan synthase subunit beta: protein MQSLGFFGSFGGVYVPELLVPALEEVESAFLEASQDADFLKEYHHLLKHYAGRPTPLYEAKNLSKRYGARIFLKREDLLHGGAHKTNNAIGQALLAKRMGKTRIIAETGAGQHGVATAMAGALLGIPTEIYMGAVDMERQQPNVFRMKLLGATVHAVEVGSKTLKDAINEAMRDWVSNLQDTYYLLGTAAGPHPYPTLVRFFQQIIGEEAHQQILEQAGRLPDQVVACVGGGSNAIGIFQGFRNSSVQLVGVEPAGLGLETEHHGAVLAKGTPGCLHGMKSLALQDKDGQVRETYSISAGLDYPLVGPEHAHLQNTGEAVYASATDAEALAAFHTLAETEGILPALESCHALAYAQTLAVQGTPEQIILINLSGRGDKDLHQVMAQQEGAPHVHA from the coding sequence ATGCAATCCCTAGGCTTTTTTGGCTCCTTCGGGGGCGTTTACGTGCCGGAACTGTTAGTACCTGCGCTGGAAGAAGTGGAAAGCGCCTTTTTAGAGGCCAGTCAGGACGCTGACTTTTTAAAGGAATATCATCATTTACTGAAGCACTACGCCGGACGTCCCACCCCGCTGTATGAGGCGAAAAATCTTTCCAAACGCTATGGCGCCCGCATCTTTTTAAAGCGGGAAGACTTGCTGCACGGCGGCGCTCACAAAACCAACAATGCCATTGGACAAGCATTATTGGCAAAACGTATGGGCAAAACGAGGATTATCGCCGAAACTGGGGCGGGGCAGCACGGGGTGGCCACGGCTATGGCCGGGGCCCTGCTGGGCATCCCCACAGAAATTTATATGGGCGCCGTGGATATGGAGCGTCAGCAGCCCAACGTGTTTCGTATGAAATTATTGGGGGCCACCGTGCATGCGGTGGAGGTGGGTTCCAAAACCCTGAAAGATGCCATTAATGAAGCCATGCGGGATTGGGTCAGCAACCTGCAAGACACTTATTACCTGCTGGGCACCGCCGCCGGACCGCACCCCTATCCCACGCTGGTTCGCTTTTTTCAACAAATTATCGGGGAAGAAGCGCATCAACAAATTCTGGAACAAGCGGGCCGGTTGCCCGATCAAGTGGTGGCCTGTGTGGGCGGAGGCTCCAATGCCATCGGGATTTTTCAGGGCTTCCGCAATAGCAGCGTTCAACTGGTCGGGGTAGAGCCCGCCGGATTGGGCCTAGAGACCGAGCATCATGGGGCGGTATTGGCCAAAGGCACCCCCGGCTGTTTGCACGGCATGAAGAGTTTGGCCTTGCAGGATAAAGACGGTCAGGTGCGAGAAACCTACAGCATTTCCGCCGGACTGGACTACCCCTTGGTGGGCCCGGAACACGCCCACCTGCAAAACACTGGGGAGGCCGTTTATGCTTCTGCCACGGACGCGGAGGCCTTGGCCGCCTTCCATACGCTGGCCGAAACCGAGGGCATTTTGCCCGCACTGGAATCCTGCCATGCGCTGGCCTATGCCCAAACGCTGGCCGTTCAGGGAACGCCGGAGCAGATTATCTTGATCAATCTCTCCGGTCGAGGCGATAAAGATTTACACCAAGTCATGGCCCAGCAGGAGGGAGCCCCGCATGTCCACGCTTAA
- the trpA gene encoding tryptophan synthase subunit alpha, translating to MSTLKQAQTQSRYDDLFARLKQEKRHALIPFTLLGWPTPQRCLESVDAFVAGGASALELGLAFSDPVADGPLIQQAGRTVLEAGFDVDQTLGLLKQIRQKYPHIPISLLVYYNLVLVRGIDRFCRDITEAGADGLLIADLPVEGIAEIKPALDQHGLQLTSIISTRTSAERLPKIAAQSGGFLYAVSRLGITGVEERYDQSLGHLLAQARQCSDLPVCVGFGISKREHVETMIRLGADGVIVGSAVMAKIQELGPEDSIEPIQRYLQTLSTPIIP from the coding sequence ATGTCCACGCTTAAACAAGCCCAAACTCAGTCTCGTTATGACGATTTGTTCGCCCGCCTGAAACAGGAAAAACGCCACGCCCTAATCCCCTTTACTTTGCTGGGATGGCCCACACCTCAACGGTGTCTGGAGAGCGTGGATGCCTTTGTGGCCGGTGGGGCCAGCGCCTTGGAGCTGGGGCTGGCGTTTAGCGATCCGGTGGCCGATGGGCCACTCATTCAGCAAGCGGGCCGAACGGTTCTGGAAGCAGGCTTTGATGTGGATCAGACCTTGGGTTTGCTGAAACAAATTCGGCAAAAATATCCGCACATTCCGATTAGTTTATTGGTGTATTACAACCTGGTACTGGTTCGGGGCATTGATCGCTTTTGCCGGGATATTACCGAAGCGGGCGCCGATGGCTTGCTGATTGCTGATTTACCGGTGGAAGGCATCGCCGAAATCAAACCCGCGCTGGATCAGCATGGCTTGCAGCTCACCTCCATTATTTCCACCCGCACCAGCGCGGAGCGTTTGCCCAAAATTGCGGCCCAATCCGGTGGTTTTTTATACGCCGTTTCCCGTCTTGGCATTACCGGGGTGGAAGAACGCTACGATCAATCGCTGGGCCATTTATTGGCGCAGGCGCGCCAGTGTTCCGACTTACCTGTGTGCGTGGGTTTTGGCATCTCCAAACGAGAGCATGTGGAAACCATGATTCGCTTGGGGGCCGATGGAGTCATTGTGGGGTCCGCGGTCATGGCCAAAATACAGGAACTCGGGCCGGAGGATTCCATAGAACCCATTCAGCGTTATCTTCAAACGTTGTCCACTCCAATCATCCCATGA
- a CDS encoding pirin family protein, which produces MNTLGKRTVRGSQERGRTRIDWLDSYHTFSFGAYGAYFDPRFHHFSDLRVINDDRIQPGGGFPTHGHRDMEILTVVLKGELRHQDSLGNGSIIRPGEIQRMTAGSGVMHSEFNASGTESLHLLQIWIHPQEKGLPPGYEQKSFVGDAASVDALEDLSSAAFQCIASPAGEGAAVRIHQDAYLYRASLDAGQRATFDLSSNRAYWVHVATGQVQTEGQILQGGDAVGLTETDALLELTAQAPETQLLLFDLRQP; this is translated from the coding sequence ATGAACACGCTGGGCAAACGCACCGTTCGAGGCAGTCAGGAACGGGGACGCACCCGTATTGACTGGCTGGACAGTTACCATACTTTTTCCTTCGGCGCTTACGGCGCTTACTTTGATCCGCGCTTTCATCATTTCAGCGATTTGCGGGTGATCAATGACGATCGCATTCAGCCGGGCGGAGGCTTCCCCACCCATGGGCATCGGGATATGGAAATTCTCACGGTGGTGCTGAAAGGCGAATTGAGGCATCAGGACAGTCTGGGCAATGGCTCCATCATTCGTCCCGGAGAAATTCAGCGCATGACCGCAGGAAGTGGCGTGATGCACAGCGAGTTCAACGCCTCAGGCACAGAGTCTTTGCATCTGTTGCAAATCTGGATTCATCCCCAGGAAAAAGGCTTGCCGCCCGGTTACGAGCAAAAATCGTTTGTGGGGGACGCAGCTTCAGTAGATGCGTTGGAAGATTTGAGCAGTGCGGCGTTTCAGTGCATTGCCTCTCCTGCCGGGGAAGGCGCTGCGGTGCGTATTCATCAGGATGCCTATCTCTACCGGGCCTCTCTGGATGCGGGTCAACGGGCCACCTTCGATCTGTCCTCGAATCGCGCTTATTGGGTGCATGTGGCCACCGGTCAGGTGCAAACAGAAGGACAGATTTTACAGGGAGGGGATGCCGTGGGTCTGACAGAGACCGATGCGCTTCTGGAGCTGACGGCTCAGGCTCCTGAAACGCAGCTATTGCTCTTTGATCTGAGACAGCCCTGA
- a CDS encoding DoxX family protein yields the protein MNLNTCFQSKTWPSVGLLAFRVVMGIAFVFHGLPKAQNAFGWMGEGTIPGIFQAFAAYAEVLGGAALALGFLTPLASLVLIGTMVGALGLVHIPGGHPFVSSSGESSSELAAVYLSGALLFLLNSAGKFSVDYWLWRAKFNSAQTSA from the coding sequence ATGAACTTGAACACCTGCTTTCAATCTAAAACCTGGCCTTCGGTGGGCTTATTGGCCTTTCGTGTGGTCATGGGTATTGCCTTTGTCTTTCACGGCTTGCCCAAGGCCCAAAATGCCTTTGGCTGGATGGGGGAAGGTACTATTCCCGGCATCTTTCAGGCCTTTGCCGCCTATGCGGAAGTGCTGGGCGGCGCCGCTCTGGCCCTGGGCTTTTTAACCCCACTGGCCAGTCTGGTCTTGATTGGCACCATGGTGGGCGCTTTGGGTCTGGTTCACATCCCCGGCGGACACCCGTTTGTAAGCTCCAGCGGAGAGAGTTCTTCCGAATTGGCTGCAGTGTATCTGAGCGGTGCCTTGCTGTTTTTGCTGAACAGTGCTGGCAAATTTTCCGTGGACTACTGGCTGTGGAGAGCCAAATTCAATTCGGCGCAAACGTCTGCCTAG
- a CDS encoding MarR family winged helix-turn-helix transcriptional regulator: protein MRHPHQEPYQSAHLWLVLMKATQAIREHDLKSIESSGLCFSDFATLEVLLHKGPLPVNLIGEKVQLTSGSISTAIDRLEKRDLVQRQSSLTDRRVRLVQLTETGRALIERFFEQHLQALSVATSGLSGEEKTQLIHLLKKLGKQAKKLSQGTG, encoded by the coding sequence ATGCGTCACCCCCATCAGGAGCCGTATCAAAGCGCCCACCTGTGGCTAGTTCTGATGAAAGCCACCCAGGCCATCCGGGAGCATGACCTGAAAAGTATTGAATCCTCCGGTCTGTGTTTTTCTGATTTTGCCACGCTGGAAGTGTTGCTTCATAAAGGCCCCTTGCCGGTGAACCTGATTGGGGAAAAGGTCCAGCTGACCAGTGGTTCCATTAGTACGGCCATTGATCGTCTGGAAAAACGAGATTTGGTGCAGCGGCAGTCATCACTCACCGATCGCCGGGTTCGGCTGGTGCAGTTGACCGAAACCGGTCGGGCGCTGATTGAGCGGTTTTTCGAGCAGCATCTGCAAGCCTTGTCCGTGGCTACCTCCGGTTTAAGCGGTGAAGAGAAAACACAGTTAATCCACCTGCTTAAAAAACTGGGAAAGCAGGCCAAAAAACTGTCTCAAGGCACAGGCTGA
- a CDS encoding glycosyltransferase translates to MPVSLSLAMIVKNEERVLGRILSQVAGLCDELVVVDTGSTDGTVALAQSLGAQVFHFDWIDDFAAARNEAFSHCTGDWILWLDADDLITEAHGQALLALKQSVLSDQLDAVVCSYEIAFDANGQCLISMPRERLLRRAAGGCWQFPIHEAFVLPENAVILERLDIAIEHHKPPEYRERSVDRNLKLLEALIERGDHSPRTWYYYGKELRHHGLLAEAIAAFSRHLELNDHERISAYQAMHNAMGCCMELERYEEALRWGHRALATDGRRAEVLMDLGVVYYRLGRYAEAVPVLVAATACQKPGVGLIVEDSYTWKPYHYLSLCYEGLGDYPKAIDAALKAYPGIPDKAVIRDNILCFARKLG, encoded by the coding sequence ATGCCGGTTTCCCTGTCTCTGGCCATGATCGTTAAAAACGAGGAACGGGTGCTGGGGCGTATTCTGTCTCAGGTGGCTGGCCTTTGTGATGAATTGGTGGTGGTGGACACGGGCTCCACGGATGGGACGGTGGCTTTAGCCCAGTCCTTGGGGGCCCAGGTGTTTCACTTTGACTGGATTGATGACTTTGCGGCGGCTCGCAACGAGGCCTTTTCCCACTGTACGGGCGATTGGATACTGTGGCTGGATGCCGATGACCTGATCACAGAGGCCCATGGTCAGGCCTTGTTGGCTTTGAAGCAATCGGTGTTGAGCGATCAACTGGATGCGGTGGTGTGCAGTTATGAGATTGCCTTTGACGCCAATGGACAGTGTCTGATCTCCATGCCCCGAGAGCGCTTACTGAGGCGGGCCGCTGGCGGTTGCTGGCAATTCCCTATTCATGAGGCCTTTGTGCTGCCCGAGAACGCCGTCATTCTGGAGCGTCTGGATATTGCCATTGAGCATCACAAGCCGCCCGAGTATCGGGAACGTTCCGTGGATCGCAATTTAAAGCTGTTGGAGGCCCTGATTGAGCGGGGCGATCACTCCCCCCGTACCTGGTATTACTATGGCAAGGAATTGCGGCATCACGGGCTTTTAGCTGAGGCCATTGCGGCTTTTTCCCGGCATCTGGAACTCAATGACCATGAGCGCATCAGCGCTTATCAGGCCATGCATAATGCCATGGGCTGCTGCATGGAGCTGGAGCGTTACGAGGAGGCCCTGCGCTGGGGGCATCGGGCCTTGGCTACCGATGGTCGGCGGGCGGAGGTCCTGATGGATCTGGGGGTGGTGTACTATCGTTTGGGTCGATATGCCGAGGCCGTACCTGTCTTGGTGGCGGCCACCGCCTGCCAAAAACCCGGCGTGGGACTGATTGTGGAAGATTCTTACACCTGGAAGCCTTACCATTACCTGAGCCTGTGCTATGAAGGGCTGGGGGATTACCCAAAGGCCATTGATGCGGCCCTGAAAGCCTACCCCGGGATTCCGGACAAAGCGGTCATTCGGGACAATATCCTCTGTTTTGCCCGTAAGTTGGGTTAG